The region aaaatcttccggctgcatcatatacaattcttccttaaggaagttgttaaggaatgtcgttttgacatccatttcccatatcccataatcatagaatgcggcaattgataacatgattcggacgtacttcagcttcgctatgggtgagaaggtctcattgtagtcaaccccttgaacttgtcgataacccttagcgacaagccgagctttatagatggtaacattaccatccgcgtccgtcttcttcttaaagatccatttattttctatcgctcgccgatcatcgggcaagtctgtcaaagtccatactttgttttcatacatggatcctatctcggattgcatggcttcaagccatttgttggaatctgggctcgccatcgcttcttcatagttcgaaggttcaccgttgtccaacaacattatttccaggacagggttgccataccattctggtgtggaacgtgtccttgtggacttatgaagttcagtagcaacttgatccgaagtaccttgatcatcatcattaacttcctctctagttggtgtaggcaccacaaaaacatcttcctgagctgcgctactttccggttcaagagacagtacttcatcaagttctactttcctcccacttacttcttttgagagaaactctttctccagaaaggacccgttcttggcaacaaatatctttccttcggatctgaggtagaaggtatacccaatggtttccttagggtatcctatgaagacgcatttttccgactttttcaggttgaagtttcttgacataagcatccaatccccaaacttttagaaacgacagcttaggtttcttcccaaaccataattcatacggtgtcgtcccaACAGaaatagacggtgccctatttaaagtgaatgtagctgtctctaaagcgtatccccaaaatgatagaggtaaatcggtaagagacatcatagatcgcaccatatccaatagagtgcgattacgatgttcggacacaccattacactgagatgTTCTAGGCAGCGtgggttgtgaaacaattccacatttccttaagtgcgtaccaaattcgtgactcaaatattctcccccacgatctgatcgtaagaaatttatttttctgtcacgttgattctccacctcactctgaaattccttgaacttttgaaaggtctaagacttgtgttttatcaagtagacatacccagatttacttaagtcatcagtgagggtgagaatataacgatagcctccgcgagcatcaacgctcattggaccagaaCATGGGGCATATTCTTCCAACTATGTCATGATATGCACTCTTCCACGGTATAAATAACAGTGTGGTTGTCGACCACCCAAATAAGAGATAATACATATGCATCTCCACAGGTTAGCATTCACCACCTGAAATCACAAAGTCTGATGAATCTAGTAACAAATTACCAATATTGTCTATCTGATTTTTATACAAGGAATGCCAAAGATATCCATGGTTGTAAACTAAATATACAACCACAACTACTGTCTCATCTGGAATCAATTTCATAAAAAGTATTGCGAATCCTTACAGGAGCATGGACAAATTGTATGTTTATACATAGCAGTAATAGATAAAAACTTCGTCAATACTCCATTATGATCCCAAGATCCTGAACTGCATGAACTCCATCATGGATCACCCAGAAACCTCTTTATGGTTCATTTTAACGTGTGTGAAGtacctcttattttctcatacgGTCGTCACTTAACTGTTATGGCAAATAGAATGTGTTCATGTTATATATGGTGAATCGTGTATCTGTCCAATTTGGAATATCTCTTGCAATCCATCCATCTTTGGATTACGTATACATGTATGATCCTTCATCTCCAGATCTCTCGTTAAGTGGAAGAATGAGACAAAGGGTGCTAGCAAAAAAATGAAACATGGAAGaataaaacagtaccaaaaatcaGTAGCTGTTGGTCTTTCTTTTCCCAATCCACCTCCATTCATTTTTCTGATATTAGTTCCCGAAGCTCTTGGAAGAATGCATGATCCTTCATCTCCAGATCTTTGGTTTAGATGAAGAATGAGGCAAAGGGTGCTAGCAAAAAAAGAAACATGAAAGAGTAAAACAGTACCAAGAATCTGTAGATGGGTCTTTGTTTTCCCAATCCACCTCTATTAATTTTTCTGATATTAGTTCCTGAAGCTCCTGGAAGAAAAGAAACACTCTCACTTTGTCGTGTCAACTGAAAAAACAAACATTCAAACGTTAGTCCATATCACTGCATTTTGTGCTTCTGAGCCTTCCTGCCACTGTTGATGCTCCAGTAGAGATTCGCCCTTGTAGCGGTCAAATTCATGCTGTAGGTAAAACTTCATGCCCAACGCCAGCAACGATGTATGTCGATCGGAGGCATCAACCAACTCGAGTACACCTCCATATTATCCGTACTCAAACAAAAAATCAGTATGTTGATCGGAGGCATCAATCAACTCGAGTACACCTCCATATTATCCGTACTCAAACTGAAAAATCAATGATTTTCTTCAGACGTGATGATGCggggcatcccacgatcatccccatggacgtatctacatctcccacgacaccacttggaccaatgacaagagctcgagcaaaggctatcgaagacaaggtgaactcgctcctctctgaactaccCCTTTATACACattagacatggctactacctcaagcggaaacactatgtgtgatcaagTACTTAAAAGGTGGCCACAGAACAACTACATCCAatggccaagacggcgaggacaccgagaatgaaggacaagaagaagagctaccgaagaagctccagcgagcggacgtccgcccgggatcggacgtccgacgcctgacgTTCCAGCCAGCagacgtccgaccaggaccggacgtccggcgcctgaaggccCAACCGACGAGTGCCGCAGCGTACACTGCCCAGCGAGCGGACGATTGAACCAATCGGACGACCAGCCACCTCGGACAGCCGGCAACTCGATCACAGAACGAAATTAGCGGAAGTCCGAGCCCTACTGAACGTCCGGACCTTCGTGAGCGACCGGACAACCGCTAGAGACCGGACGTCCGCTGCCTGTGTGTGTGCAGCTTCGGGCCCAAAGCCCATGTACCCTTCATTCcgcccccttttgcacttagactataaatagaactCCTCCTCCTTCTAGTTAGGGGCAGCATTatgatagctcatattagagatagagctttgctcatccatttggttacttctcctcgaagctcacgacctcttcggagaagatcccccaagcggattcaagaccccatcacgggaagacccttcaagacctcctcacggagaagaccttttgtatcgtcctttgttgactttgaatcatgtatcactctttgtgtttcagggatctagcatatgtgtgaccatctcttgttggttgagtgatttctctcgtgttttcccttgttttcccctcgtgttcttcgtgttcttcataggatcccctccaatcgtgaaagatcgggcatctagggttctatcctacatcatcttggtatcatgagccacgttgatcacgtatttggagcccctgcccttctttttctagcttgattttgttgtgttcttccctaatttcgaaaatccccaccaaaaatagcccaaatttttttgtgatatgttggtgtgatgaagttttgttggatttgatccatggatttgctttgccatGACTGGATCTAGATTTCCCCCAtcatctccaccatttccatccacaaCATTGCTCGGATTTGACCAAATTCCCCGCCTCCACCACAAACCCGAGCTGCTCATCCCGTGCCCGAAATCTCTAGGCACCGGACGTCCGCCAGCCACCGGAAGTCTGACGACCGGACGACCGCTCCCCACCGGATGTCTGTTGTTCCCtaacgaaactgaattttttttcacCCAAAAATTTTCAGCCACCgccaccacttccgcatacgcaCTTCAACTACCATTCAACCACCACATACGCACTTcgataccaccaccgctttccacaAGCACCACCATTGCTTGACCGCTACCACTTCCGACAATTTTGacccgttttggtctttgagaatttgagttgtggttcccgtgtcctattgtctttcggctatataggtacggtgcgacatcaacatcaccactgctcatcttcgccaaggactcaTCATCTCTGACATCGACCGCTACACAATTTTGACACCTCggccgtaagcaagaacggtaacctcaatttccatgccattgcattgataaccacatagccttacttttgcgttgcttacccaccgAGACTagactttgagtattgccggcaatgtgacttgtgcacatcagtgatcatacttcccatagcattcaTACCATATCATAgtagtgcatatcttggtatcatctattgtgtcacaaagttgtcatcgcatacacaattgctatcttggttcgtgaagttttgcatgagaaaagagctcaaaagagaaagagccaaataagcttttaagcaagaaggaaagataagcaaagagcttataagcaagaaccatagcatcatactacattaagattgtcatatccgatcgtcttggatcatatcaccggaataccatacatatagcatacttgggatagaagtcgttgcatttttgcctagtaggttgtgcacaagtttcgtatccgcctattgtgcaatcgtgctagtgtctctctagtgttgtgcaacaagagcattttcatggattccacattttggctcattccttggttccacgaccccacttatctttttgcatgtgtgtttctgtgtaccatatcttgctattggtctacttgttgcatttgcaaatttgtgaatcttttccaatgtTATcgaggctcactaacaattgcatcaaattccgtgccaccatcctaactgagctccaccataagcttttacttgtgtaggtgtgagaaacgacaagaattggtaccaattgtgctatttccttgttccacatttgagtgatcattgatccatcttcaacatcggtcaaggtacatttggtataagttcttctctttctcccactcacatattttatttggaatgatggatatgccaagttcttctaccaatccaCTCTTAATCGAGAAAGACGACGACAGGTtatcctatgtcaccaagagccacctcttcggtgcacaacgagctttgcatcaagaacaacaagcaatgagcgatcgcatcgacaatctcgccaccgacttgcgactctctgagcaacGGAGAAGACACTACTTCGACAACAATCTCgatgctcacaagcaagagaacgatgcaagaatggacgagattcgtgccttgttggtgaaccgccattcttccacttcgtcctactcaagacggagccgttcGAGTCGACACACCGAcgacaccctctccggctcaagtacaccgacattgaacactctacgtcgagccgcgcgtcaagaccgtcaagcaacttgcaatcctctacacggcaatcatccacaagagcaattCGAAGAGCAACCACATCTTCATCGTCAACACCAAGCTCTtgcacaagcacaagaaaggcaacgtCAATGTCTCCAAGAGAAAGAGTGAGCACGTCAACATCAAGACGAATAAGACGCCgaagctcaacgtcttcaacaacaacaacgtgaagcacaagctcttgaggcgcaacgtgcccttcaagaatcaagtcgagccattgccaaccgcaaccgagataggcgcaatcaagaggaagcacttcgcaaagaaatccaagagaggaactatcaagcaaGAGTGCattgtcaagttcctcaagctcctccacaatctcgacaagctcctccacaatctcaagttcatcaagagcaagatgactatggaaatcctccacgccaagagcaacatgaggttgataaccctccacgtcaagggcttcatcatcaccctcgaccccaacacaatgaagagcaacactatgacaagctcaagttcaccatgcccaaattcaatggaagcaatgatcccgaagagtacctctcatgggtattgaaggtcgacaagatctttcgtttgcacaactacgaggaagagaagaagatttcTATGGCATcctttgagttccaagactatgtgctcatatggtgggaacaagttcttgagcaccgagaagcaagaggtgaaccaccaatcaacaCATGGGAGGAAATGAAAGATGTCACGCGTGCacgctttgtgccaacctactacaaccgcgatctcttcaagaaaatccaactactcaagcaaggaacaaagagtgttgaagaatactataaggaaatggagattgccatgataagagccaatgtcacagaagacgaatggcctcaatcatcccatcaagaagattgccgacttccaaccatactcaaacctcattgagctcatgcatcaagctaccaaagcggaatgtcaagtgtaagatgacttcaagtacgccaagtactcgtccaagagctacggcttctccaatacCCAAGCTTCAACGAATCCAACAACTCCTACCTCAACCAAACCATCTACAAGAAACagagacaagtcgagttacaagaaaactttgacaacctcaagtcgtcttcctactacaagcaacttcaagccgcacgcttcatcatctactccaatcgATGAGACCTTCAAGACAAGTTCCAACAAGTGTttcacatgtggcggccgaggccacaagtcctttgagtgtaccaacaagcgcaccatgatcctcaacgacgacggaacctatgactccatgagtgaagaggagatggaagcccttgagcaagtggtcaTGCACCGGTGCGTGAACGAAGATGAGGATGataaagtcttttgtgatgaggattcgagccccgctctcgttgtctccaaagtcttgactcttcaacatcaacaagacaaagaccaaagatgccacatcttccacaccaaggccgacatcaacggaaggtccgtcaaggtcatcatcgatggagggagttgtcacaacttggcaagtgaagaactttgctccaagatccaattggtcaagatgaagcacccgcacccctacaaggttcaatggctaagtgattccggcactatacaagttgagcatacgatcaaagtttccttcaaaattggagcatacgaagacactttggagtgtgatgtcgtcccgaagtcaataatctagattacattgtaatgaatctaacacccatggagtcttggtgtagatcatgttttgctcgcggaagaggcttagtcaatgggtctgctacattcagatccgtatgtgttttgcaaatctctatgtctccatccttgaccttttcatgaatggagttgaagcgtctcttgatgtgtttggttctcttgtgaaacctggattccttcgccaaggcaattgctccagtgttgtcacaaaagattttcattggacctgatgcactgggtattacacctagatcggatatgaactccttcatccagactccttcatgcgctgcttccgaagcagctatgtactccgcttcacacgtagatcccgccacgacgctctgcttggaactccaccaactgacagctccaccattcagtataaatacgtatccggtttgtgacttagagtcgtcTGAATcaatgttgaagctagcatcgacataaccatttatgacaagctcttcgtcacctccataaacgagaaacatatctttagtcctttttaggtacttcatgatgttcttgaccgctgtctggtgatccactcctggattactttggtacctccctgccaaacttatggcaaggcacacatcaggtctggtacacaacatagcatacatgatagaacctatggttgaggcatagggaatgactttcattctctctctatcttctgcagtggtcgggctttgagtctaactcaatttcacaccttgtaacataggcaagaaccctttatttgactgatctattttgaacttcttcaaaactttttcaaggtatgtgctttgtgaaagtcctatcaagcgtctcgatctatcaatagagatcttgatgcccaatatataagcagcttcaccgaggtctttcattgaaaattatCTTATACAACACATTGCACAAGCTTATAGCTAGATATGTATTGAGTTatcaatttgagtgaatcaaccttggGAATAAAGCCATCATTCGACTGAATTATATTCCAGGCCGACATCTAGCGGGATGATCGACATATCCCCTAGAACCGAGCATGGGGGCTACTTGTGCCCAAACACCATTGGTCGTCTGAATTATTTTCTAAAACGACATCTGACAGGGTTATTGATAGAGACCCTCCCTCTCCCGACCGAGCCTAGGGGCTACTTACTCCAAAACGCCACTGGTCGGCTCAATTATATTCTAGGCCGGCATATTGATCAacgtagcccccccccccccaaccgagCCCGGGGGCTAAACGCTCGTTGGCTGAATTATAGTCCAAGGCAGCATCTGGCAAAAATTCTAAGTGCAAGCTACAAGAGGAATATCCTCAGGCCGCCCATTCTGCTCAACTTGACTCTCAGAGGCTACTGTTCACCAATTTGATTTATTTAGATCCTACGAGCAAATTTTTGACCCTCAGGTTGGCTTTTCAGTCTGGtctaagtctcaagggctactggatCAGTGTTTTCAAGCGCAAAAAGCTAAATCCCGAGGAGATTAATTTGATCCTCAGGCCAGCCATTTTGCATATCAGTTCAACATAAAAATGACAAGAGGAGATTCGATCATCAGGTTGGCCTTTTAGCCGTTCtcggtctcaggggctactgcatatcAGTTCAAAGAAATAATTTCTCCGAGGAGATTCGGTCCTTGGGCCGGCCTTACAGCCCAGCCGGAGTCTCACGGGCTACTATACATTAGTTAAACGGAAAAAATGACTCCAAGGAGATTCGATCCTCGGGTCGACTTTTCAAACTGGCCTGAGTCTTGGGAGCTACTGCATCCCGCGCTAAATCCTAATTATAGTGAACTGCAACCTAGTTTCATTGAAACCGGTCTGTGGCTCGGGGCTACGAGGCAGAAGTTACATGAATTTTAAAAGGAAAAAGTCCATAATGCAGGACGGATTCGTCGAACAAACCTACTCCTTGGGGGCCACTGGACGTCATCACAAATTTTTCCTCGAGAAATCGGCTCGCGAGAGCCGGCTTGGCAGGATAACTTTTCCACGGAGTCCAGCTATCTTAATCGGCAATTGAAGATCAAACGAAGCTTTTCTCTCAACAGGTGGGCCGACTTCAGGGAGCAGACCGGCTATAGGAGGTCGGTGACAAACATTCACTTTCAAGGGAGCTTCAAAGAACCAGCTTCAACCTCGGCAAGCGAGAAGACTATTGAGGATCAGTGCCGATCAGGATGCCGCCAAGCTTGAGGACCAGTTCAGGGGCTACTTTACAGCCCCCGGGGTGCCTCACCTCTCTGATTGTCGTTCCAAGTAGGCCAGCCCAAGGCCCCCTAGGTCAGTTTCCTGTCCTGGGCCATCATGTCGGCCCATGGGCTCTATAGAAGGAAGACGCTGGAGGCCTTACTGTTCAAGACAAGGAAGCTGGAGCCATAGAGGACTCTCCTCCACCGACATAGCCGACTATGTTTTTTTCGGGGGGCATAGCCGACCATGTTTGTGTAATCCAGGGGCCGCAGTATCTTATATAAGCCGAGACCGAGCTAGTCGATAGACAACATACAACTAAAAATAAGCAGAGgccgagtagggttttacctcgtaAGGAGGACCTGAACCTAGGTAAATCTGGTCTCGTGCCGATCTACTCACCTCGCTGGGATACCCTACCGATGGATCTGCCGGAATCAGCTCCAACAACTAAAAAAAGGTATGTGTGCATCTATGACGCAGAGAGCAAAAGCAATAAATCTTTTTTTTGTAAAACACGACAAGACTCAGCCAAAACATTAACTCTCCCCATATCAAACTCATTCTCCATACAAACCCAATCGCTCGCAGATATGCCCAGCGCAATCATCAATCACAGCTTCAGTTTACCCAAGTTAATCTTTTGCTTGGGGTATGTGTAGGCCTCGTAGTTTATCTTCTGGCCCAGGTAGCTCAGCTTGGTGACCGCGGTTATCAGGTCTACCTGCCATATATACATTCAGAAGCCGAGGTTAAAAAGCAGGATTTCAGAACATATATGCGTCCTGTAGCATTGGCATCGGCTGCTTGAACATGTCCATTAAATCCTTACCTCGTAGTCAGTACGGGAGACTGTCTCACGACTGCGCTGGTACTTCTCAACCCATGGCCGGCAGTCTGGATCAGCGATCAGTTTCTCCTCCGTGGCAGCTTGGTCGGGTCCGAAGAAGGCCGACATCACAGCAACCTGCAGTAGAATTCTCTTGGCATTGGTTAGACTGAAATCACAGCTTTTTACGGACTTATCAAAAATTGGTATATAGCAAAAACAGAAGTTACGAGTAGAAGTGACCTGACGAGGACCGAGACCGACGGCGATGAACTTGTCCTTCATTTCCTGCACAGAAGCGCTACCCCACTGAGGCACCCTACCCTCTGGATCAGGCTCTTGCGCGTCCTCTCGCCCAAATATTTTGTCGAAGAAACCCCACTACAGTAGTAGACACAATTAAAATGCATATCACCATGTATTAGTCACACTAGGCCTATATACACAGAGGAAAAATGAACAGACAAACTCCGGTCTGGCTGAGTGAATGAGTACCTGCCCACTTGAACCGTATGCTGAGTATAGGGTTCTTCCCTTCTCTTGGTTCCCACCGGTCTTGGCAATGGCCGCATCAAGAAATGTTTTCTTAAGTGCCTGTGATGCTGTTGCGGGTAAAAGTAGATTTGAGTATACAGCAGTACCAACAAAGATCATACTGCTAATGAAATTATACTAGTTATCACACCTGCTATTTGGATCAAATCTGCAAATGAAAGGGGACCTCCCTTGGAATATGAATCTATCTCTTTCTTTGCTTCAACTAGCAGATCCAAGGCAGCAGAAAGCCCACTGTTTtcaggtctgcttatttctgcacttTATTGTTTAACAAAAAATTGGTCAAACAACAAGGCCAAGCAACTTGTTAGTCTGTCAACTGCAGAGCTTAACTGTAACATAACCACAAAGATGCAGAAAGAGAAGCTGGTAGCTACTACCTTAGCCTGATGGATCCATTTGGCCCTCCTGTCTTTGTTGCCTGCAgaagagttcagttaacagccagtagTACCACCGGTTACTTCCATGTGAACCGGTAATTAATTGCCAGAAGCCATTTAGAGAGAAAGACCTTGTCATATGTGATAGCATCATTCAGTGCCAAGGTGAGCAGAGATGGGACGAGCTCTGGCTTTGCCTGCAAAAGGATTTCAAAGCTTCAGCCGATGTAAAAAATGGATAGGTGAAATAGATTACAATCAAGCTGTGTTGAGTGTAGCATATAATGTCCAGTGTATCTCACCTCTATGGCTGCCGTGAGGGTGCTTTTGATGCTTGCTGAAGAAACAAAACAGCAGAGTGCATTAGCGCGAAAGTTCATTAAGAAGCACACCTTACTAGCATTTGAAGTGAAAAGAGGGAGCTGAGGCGACCTACATTGGAACTCAGAGCGCTGCCGGCGTTCGATCAGATCAGCCGCAGCAGCCACTCCTGTGGACCTCGTTGAGGCCTCGGCGATTTCCTAACACACGGCATATAAACAACTAACTGTAATTACGATGGATAGAACCACGGAGGCGGCATGTTAATTATCAGCATTCTTCCATGGTGCATTCATGCTACATTTGTTTAGCAGCCCCTCCCATGACGATGCAGCAGAACTGCATCGTGTTCTTGAAAAAAAAACATGACTACATATAGAGTGCTAGCACATACCAAGCCAACGGTGGCGCCGAAGCAGCCGCCGATCAGATCCCTTCTGCGGAGCCGCAGAGCCTCTTCGCAAGCCTCGGAGCCACCGGCTTTGGCCTGGCAGCACACCTGAATCTGCACGGAGGAAGCGAGAAATGCTCCTGTTAACTTGCATCAGAGGAAACTCGGAGTCGGAATCTGGAAGCAAGCATACGTGTGCGTGTCTGCGCGCCGGCGGCGAGACGGAAGGGAGGCCGCGGGGGCCGAGCAGCGTAGGAGCCGAGAGGAAGGTCGCGCCCGCCATTTCCCTCACTCCCTTCGACTTGAGCGCTCGCACGGTATCGGTCACGGGGCTGGCTGGCCGGCGCGTGTGTTGTGCGCTCGGCATGCAGCGGGAGGATTCGGCGGATAAGGCAGCGAATCACGGGGCTACACGTGCATTCTCCATGTCGCCATCGCCACCACACGTTCGCTGGCAATAAAACGCATCGCGCCGTTCCTCCGCGTCCCCGATTGGCTTCCACATTGTTACCGAGCCTGCCTCCCGTCCCGCGGTCATTGATCATGGCTCGTGCGAGAACAGAGAGTTGGGTGATTTCTGAAAATGAGCACCCTGCTGCTACTCGCTTCAGAGAAACGGTGAGCTCAATACTACCTACGCCAGGTAACTGCAGGGGGCAAACGGTGCAGAAACAGAGCAAGGAGAGTTCATCAAGTTTAAATGCTCTCTTACAACTTCTTTTACTCTTTCCGCCGCAAACCAAG is a window of Triticum dicoccoides isolate Atlit2015 ecotype Zavitan chromosome 2B, WEW_v2.0, whole genome shotgun sequence DNA encoding:
- the LOC119365484 gene encoding thylakoid lumenal 29 kDa protein, chloroplastic-like; translated protein: MAGATFLSAPTLLGPRGLPSVSPPARRHAHIQVCCQAKAGGSEACEEALRLRRRDLIGGCFGATVGLEIAEASTRSTGVAAAADLIERRQRSEFQSSIKSTLTAAIEAKPELVPSLLTLALNDAITYDKATKTGGPNGSIRLSAEISRPENSGLSAALDLLVEAKKEIDSYSKGGPLSFADLIQIAASQALKKTFLDAAIAKTGGNQEKGRTLYSAYGSSGQWGFFDKIFGREDAQEPDPEGRVPQWGSASVQEMKDKFIAVGLGPRQVAVMSAFFGPDQAATEEKLIADPDCRPWVEKYQRSRETVSRTDYEVDLITAVTKLSYLGQKINYEAYTYPKQKINLGKLKL